A single Klebsiella variicola DNA region contains:
- the cycA gene encoding D-serine/D-alanine/glycine transporter yields the protein MVDQVKVAAIEQEPTEQSLRRNLTNRHIQLIAIGGAIGTGLFMGSGKTISLAGPSIIFVYMIIGFMLFFVMRAMGELLLSNLEYKSFSDFAADLLGPWAGYFTGWTYWFCWVVTGMADVVAITAYAQFWFPGLSDWVASLAVILLLLGLNLATVKMFGEMEFWFAMIKIVAIVALIVVGLVMVMMHFKSPTGVEASFAHLWNDGGWFPKGLSGFFAGFQIAVFAFVGIELVGTTAAETKDPEKSLPRAINSIPLRIIMFYVFALIVIMSVTPWSSVVPSKSPFVELFVLVGLPAAASLINFVVLTSAASSANSGVFSTSRMLFGLAQDGQAPKMFAKLSKRAVPAKGLTFSCMCLLGGVVMLMVNPSVIAAFTMITTVSAILFMFVWTIILCSYLVYRKKRPQLHEKSKYKMPLGKFMCWVCMAFFVFVLVLLTLEDDTREALMVTPLWFVLLGAGWLFAGKKRLAK from the coding sequence GCAAAACTATCAGCCTTGCCGGGCCATCTATTATTTTTGTTTATATGATTATCGGTTTTATGCTGTTTTTCGTTATGCGAGCCATGGGCGAATTACTGCTGTCGAACCTCGAATATAAATCCTTCAGCGATTTTGCGGCCGATCTGCTGGGGCCGTGGGCGGGTTACTTTACCGGCTGGACCTATTGGTTCTGTTGGGTCGTCACCGGAATGGCGGACGTAGTGGCGATCACCGCCTACGCGCAGTTCTGGTTTCCCGGACTCTCCGACTGGGTCGCCTCGCTGGCGGTGATCCTGCTGCTGCTGGGCCTGAACCTGGCCACCGTCAAAATGTTTGGCGAAATGGAGTTCTGGTTCGCGATGATCAAAATCGTCGCCATTGTGGCGCTAATCGTCGTCGGCCTGGTGATGGTCATGATGCATTTCAAATCGCCGACCGGCGTCGAAGCCTCTTTCGCCCATCTGTGGAATGACGGCGGCTGGTTCCCGAAAGGGCTGAGCGGCTTCTTTGCCGGCTTCCAGATTGCGGTGTTCGCCTTCGTGGGGATTGAGCTGGTGGGGACCACCGCCGCCGAAACCAAAGACCCGGAGAAATCCCTGCCACGGGCGATTAACTCCATCCCGCTGCGTATCATTATGTTCTACGTCTTCGCGCTGATTGTGATTATGTCGGTGACGCCGTGGAGCTCCGTGGTGCCGAGCAAGAGCCCGTTCGTTGAGCTGTTCGTGCTGGTCGGCCTGCCGGCGGCGGCGAGCCTGATCAACTTTGTGGTGCTGACTTCCGCAGCCTCCTCGGCCAACAGCGGCGTGTTCTCTACCAGCCGTATGTTGTTCGGTCTGGCGCAGGATGGTCAGGCGCCGAAGATGTTCGCCAAGCTGTCGAAGCGTGCGGTGCCGGCGAAGGGTTTAACCTTCTCCTGCATGTGCCTGCTGGGCGGTGTGGTCATGCTGATGGTCAACCCGAGCGTGATTGCCGCGTTCACCATGATCACCACGGTGTCGGCGATCCTGTTTATGTTCGTCTGGACGATTATCCTCTGCTCTTATCTGGTCTACCGTAAAAAGCGCCCGCAGCTGCATGAGAAGTCCAAATACAAGATGCCGCTGGGCAAATTCATGTGCTGGGTGTGCATGGCCTTCTTCGTCTTCGTACTGGTGCTGTTGACCCTGGAAGATGATACCCGTGAAGCGCTGATGGTTACCCCGCTGTGGTTTGTTCTGCTGGGCGCGGGCTGGCTGTTTGCCGGCAAAAAACGTCTGGCGAAATAA
- a CDS encoding DMT family transporter: MISGVLYALLAGLMWGLIFVGPLLVPEYPAMLQSMGRYLALGLIALPLAWLGRARLRQLSRNDWWTALGLTMMGNLIYYVCLASAIQRTGAPVSTMIIGTLPVVLPVFANLLYSQRDGKLPWRRLFPALVCIAVGLICVNVAELRQGLPDFSPWRYGSGIALALGSVACWAWYALRNARWLRENPHQPPMMWATAQALVTLPVSLAGYLAACAWLHGQQAGFPLPFGPRPAVFITLMLAIAVLCSWVGALCWNIASQRLPTVILGPLIVFETLAGLLYTFLLRQSLPPLLTLSGILLLVLGVVSAVRARPEKPMLQPLTDEKK; this comes from the coding sequence ATGATTAGTGGTGTGCTGTACGCCCTGCTGGCGGGGCTGATGTGGGGATTAATTTTTGTCGGGCCTTTGCTGGTGCCAGAGTACCCGGCGATGCTGCAGTCAATGGGACGCTATCTGGCGCTGGGCCTGATCGCCCTGCCGCTGGCGTGGCTCGGACGCGCGCGTTTGCGCCAGCTGAGCCGGAACGACTGGTGGACCGCGCTGGGCCTGACGATGATGGGGAATCTTATCTATTACGTCTGCCTGGCCAGCGCCATTCAGCGCACCGGGGCGCCGGTCTCCACCATGATTATCGGCACGCTGCCGGTGGTCTTGCCGGTCTTCGCCAATCTGCTCTACAGCCAACGCGACGGAAAGCTGCCGTGGCGGCGTCTGTTTCCGGCGCTGGTCTGCATCGCCGTGGGCCTGATCTGCGTTAACGTCGCAGAACTGCGCCAGGGGCTGCCTGATTTTAGCCCGTGGCGCTACGGCTCCGGCATCGCGCTGGCGCTGGGATCGGTGGCCTGCTGGGCCTGGTATGCCCTGCGCAACGCCCGCTGGTTGCGGGAAAATCCGCATCAGCCGCCGATGATGTGGGCTACCGCTCAGGCACTGGTCACGCTTCCGGTTTCGCTGGCCGGCTATCTCGCCGCCTGCGCCTGGCTGCACGGCCAGCAGGCCGGGTTTCCCCTGCCCTTCGGCCCGCGCCCGGCGGTGTTCATTACGCTGATGCTGGCCATCGCGGTGCTCTGCTCATGGGTCGGCGCGCTGTGCTGGAATATCGCCAGCCAGCGGCTGCCGACGGTGATCCTCGGGCCGCTGATCGTCTTCGAAACTCTGGCCGGGCTGCTGTATACCTTCCTGCTGCGGCAAAGTTTACCGCCGCTGCTGACCCTGAGCGGGATCCTGTTGCTGGTGCTCGGCGTGGTCTCCGCCGTACGCGCCAGACCGGAAAAACCGATGCTGCAGCCGCTGACGGACGAAAAAAAGTAG
- the ytfE gene encoding iron-sulfur cluster repair protein YtfE, with protein sequence MAFRDQPLGELALTIPRASALFRQYDMDYCCGGKQTLARAASRKALDVAVIEAELAKLAEQPLSRDWRAAPLPEIIDHIIVRYHDRHREQLPELILQATKVERVHADKPNVPKGLTKYLTMLHQELSSHMMKEEQILFPMIKQGMGAQAGGPISVMESEHDEAGELLEVIKHITHNVTPPPEACTTWKAMYNGINEMIDDLIEHISLENNVLFPRALAGK encoded by the coding sequence ATGGCTTTCCGTGACCAACCTTTAGGCGAGCTGGCGCTGACCATCCCGCGCGCCTCCGCCCTGTTCCGTCAATACGATATGGATTACTGCTGCGGCGGCAAACAGACCCTGGCGCGCGCCGCATCGCGGAAAGCGCTGGATGTCGCGGTGATTGAAGCCGAGCTGGCGAAACTGGCCGAGCAGCCTCTTTCCCGCGACTGGCGCGCGGCGCCCCTCCCGGAGATTATTGACCACATCATCGTCCGCTATCACGACCGGCACCGCGAACAGCTGCCGGAGCTGATCCTGCAGGCCACCAAGGTTGAACGTGTGCATGCCGATAAACCGAACGTGCCGAAAGGGCTGACCAAATACCTGACCATGCTGCATCAGGAACTCTCCAGCCACATGATGAAAGAGGAGCAGATCCTGTTCCCGATGATCAAACAGGGGATGGGCGCCCAGGCCGGGGGGCCGATCAGCGTAATGGAAAGCGAGCACGATGAAGCGGGTGAACTGCTGGAGGTCATTAAGCACATCACCCATAACGTGACGCCGCCGCCGGAAGCCTGCACCACCTGGAAGGCGATGTATAACGGTATCAACGAGATGATTGACGATCTGATTGAGCACATCAGTCTGGAAAATAACGTACTGTTCCCGCGCGCCCTTGCCGGAAAATAA